In the Lepus europaeus isolate LE1 chromosome 18, mLepTim1.pri, whole genome shotgun sequence genome, one interval contains:
- the RAB37 gene encoding ras-related protein Rab-37 isoform X1 produces MTGTPGAAASRGGEAPEHPPPCSPSFDLTGKVMLLGDSGVGKTCFLLQFRDGAFLSGTFLATVGIDFRNKVVTVDGARVKLQIWDTAGQERFRSVTHAYYRDAQALLLLYDITNKASFDNIRAWLTEVHEYAQRDVVIMLLGNKADVSSERVIRSEDGETLAREYGVPFMETSAKTGMNVELAFLAIAKELKYRAGRQAHEPSFQIRDYVESQKQRPSCCSFL; encoded by the exons ATGACGGGCACGCCTGGCgcagctgcctcccggggtggcGAGGCCCCCGAGCACCCCCCGCCCTGCAGTCCGAGCTTCGATCTCACGGGCAAG GTGATGCTCCTGGGAGACTCGGGCGTCGGCAAAACCTGTTTCCTGCTCCAGTTCCGAGACGGGGCCTTCCTGTCCGGGACCTTCCTCGCCACTGTCGGCATAGACTTCAGG aacaAGGTGGTGACTGTGGACGGTGCGAGAGTGAAACTGCAG ATCTGGGATACCGCGGGGCAGGAGCGCTTCCGCAGTGTCACCCACGCTTACTACCGAGACGCCCAGG CCTTGCTGCTGCTCTATGACATCACCAACAAAGCTTCCTTCGACAACATCAGG gcctggctcaCCGAGGTGCACGAGTACGCCCAGAGGGATGTGGTGATCATGCTGCTAGGCAACAAG GCGGATGTGAGTAGTGAAAGAGTGATCCGGTCGGAGGACGGGGAGACGCTGGCCAGG GAGTACGGCGTTCCCTTCATGGAGACCAGCGCCAAGACGGGCATGAACGTGGAGCTGGCCTTCCTGGCCATTGCCAA ggagctGAAATACCGGGCGGGGCGGCAGGCCCACGAGCCCAGCTTCCAGATCCGCGACTACGTGGAATCCCAGAAGCagcgtcccagctgctgctccttcCTGTGA
- the RAB37 gene encoding ras-related protein Rab-37 isoform X3 yields MTGTPGAAASRGGEAPEHPPPCSPSFDLTGKNKVVTVDGARVKLQIWDTAGQERFRSVTHAYYRDAQALLLLYDITNKASFDNIRAWLTEVHEYAQRDVVIMLLGNKADVSSERVIRSEDGETLAREYGVPFMETSAKTGMNVELAFLAIAKELKYRAGRQAHEPSFQIRDYVESQKQRPSCCSFL; encoded by the exons ATGACGGGCACGCCTGGCgcagctgcctcccggggtggcGAGGCCCCCGAGCACCCCCCGCCCTGCAGTCCGAGCTTCGATCTCACGGGCAAG aacaAGGTGGTGACTGTGGACGGTGCGAGAGTGAAACTGCAG ATCTGGGATACCGCGGGGCAGGAGCGCTTCCGCAGTGTCACCCACGCTTACTACCGAGACGCCCAGG CCTTGCTGCTGCTCTATGACATCACCAACAAAGCTTCCTTCGACAACATCAGG gcctggctcaCCGAGGTGCACGAGTACGCCCAGAGGGATGTGGTGATCATGCTGCTAGGCAACAAG GCGGATGTGAGTAGTGAAAGAGTGATCCGGTCGGAGGACGGGGAGACGCTGGCCAGG GAGTACGGCGTTCCCTTCATGGAGACCAGCGCCAAGACGGGCATGAACGTGGAGCTGGCCTTCCTGGCCATTGCCAA ggagctGAAATACCGGGCGGGGCGGCAGGCCCACGAGCCCAGCTTCCAGATCCGCGACTACGTGGAATCCCAGAAGCagcgtcccagctgctgctccttcCTGTGA